The following coding sequences lie in one Rhodohalobacter barkolensis genomic window:
- a CDS encoding N-acetylmuramoyl-L-alanine amidase family protein: MKRHFLFPLLLLFTTGLLFSSDPAFAQKELNRISIAERSDGKGFVVRYHLSEMVDSVKVSQPSSDRIQLILFSPELDTLDFNSPPSTSTFNDFELFPAAEGMGVEISLSAGQYFKARSYTDQNGRDLLLALERVSSSEIDEIADASDEIDMSLYGYVNPTRNNGEDEDNTFLRLRDNMDFNVIVLDAGHGGHDPGTENRSMGLHEKDIALAVTLKVGEYIKEHIPDVEVVYTRNDDTFVPLSERGLTATRNRGDLFVSIHVNAAPNSPSAHGTETFFLGLARSESALEVMKRENSVVDLENGPGSLDLSEEELLVYELTNTGNLAISERIASMVENQFKNRAQRRSRGVKQAGLEALWHASTPAVLIELGFLSNPTEARFLNSEYGQTIMASAIFRAIRDFKLEYDKSIRNDRGNQASNE; the protein is encoded by the coding sequence ATGAAGAGGCATTTTCTGTTCCCTCTCTTACTGCTTTTTACCACAGGTCTGCTATTCAGTTCTGATCCGGCTTTTGCTCAAAAAGAGTTGAATAGAATTTCTATTGCAGAGCGGAGTGACGGTAAAGGTTTTGTAGTACGCTATCATTTATCAGAAATGGTGGATTCGGTAAAAGTATCACAACCATCTTCTGACCGAATTCAGCTGATTCTCTTCTCACCCGAACTTGACACCCTCGATTTCAATTCACCTCCATCTACAAGTACATTTAATGATTTTGAACTATTTCCTGCAGCCGAAGGAATGGGAGTAGAAATATCCTTGAGCGCCGGTCAGTATTTCAAAGCCAGAAGTTACACCGATCAAAATGGCCGAGATTTGCTTCTTGCTCTCGAGCGGGTATCATCATCCGAAATAGACGAAATTGCGGATGCTTCTGATGAAATTGACATGTCTCTCTATGGATACGTAAATCCAACCCGAAATAATGGGGAGGACGAAGACAATACATTCCTGCGTCTTCGCGATAATATGGATTTCAATGTTATTGTTCTGGATGCCGGGCATGGAGGACATGACCCGGGCACCGAAAACCGTTCGATGGGACTTCATGAAAAAGATATAGCCCTGGCTGTTACTCTTAAAGTTGGAGAGTATATCAAAGAACATATTCCTGATGTTGAAGTTGTATACACCCGTAATGATGACACATTTGTACCTTTAAGTGAACGTGGGCTCACAGCAACTCGAAATCGAGGTGACCTGTTTGTATCCATTCATGTAAACGCCGCACCCAATTCACCTTCGGCTCACGGAACGGAAACTTTCTTTCTGGGGCTGGCACGGAGTGAATCAGCACTTGAAGTGATGAAAAGAGAAAACAGTGTTGTTGACCTGGAAAACGGTCCGGGATCCCTTGATTTAAGTGAAGAAGAGTTACTGGTCTACGAACTAACTAATACCGGAAACCTTGCCATCAGCGAAAGAATTGCCTCAATGGTGGAAAATCAATTCAAGAACAGGGCGCAACGTCGCTCGCGAGGTGTGAAACAAGCCGGACTTGAAGCTCTATGGCACGCATCCACACCGGCTGTTCTGATTGAATTGGGTTTCTTATCCAATCCAACTGAAGCAAGATTCTTAAATAGTGAATATGGCCAGACGATCATGGCATCCGCAATATTCCGAGCTATAAGAGATTTTAAATTAGAATATGACAAAAGCATCCGAAACGACCGGGGAAATCAAGCAAGTAATGAGTGA